Below is a window of Holophagales bacterium DNA.
ACAACCGCCTCCTCCGGATCGAGGAGGAGCTCGCCGACGCCGGCCGCTTCTTCGGCCTGACGGTCAAGAAGTAGAGACGTGAAGAAGGACTGAGGAGCACGGCGAAGAGTTGAGGTTCGAGCGGATCTCCGGGCCGAGGGAAGGGTCTCGTCTCGAGGACGGGGGGGCGGTCTGCGCCGCCTCCCCGCCCCGCGCGGCGCACCGACGAGCCGCCGGTGTCGGGGCCCGCGGCACGCCCGGACCGTCCGCACGTCCACCCGCTTTCCTACGTCGGCTTCTCGCTCGTCCTCTCGGTCCTTCTCTTCGTCTTCTTCCTCGCCGGCGACCGCGGCCTCCTCCAGGTGAGGAAGCAGCGGGCGCAGGTCGGCGCGCTCCAGGCCGAGGTCTCGGCGATCGCCGGGCGGAACGAGTCGCTCGAGAGAGAGGTCGCGCGCATGACGAAGGATCCGGCCGCGGTCGAGAGGATCGCCCGCGAGGACCTGCAGCTCGTCGCCCCCGGCGACGTCGTCCTCGTCCTGCCGCCCGGGTTCGAGGAGAGGGTGACGCCAAAGCGGCCGCCCTCCTCCGGCGAGCCGGGGGCCCCACCCTCGCGCTGACGGAGCCCTCCCGCGTGATCCATCGCCGCGACGCCGAGCACCTCGACGCTTCCGACCCGCTCGCCCCCTTCCGCGACCGTTTCGTCCTTCCCGACGGCCTCGTCTACCTCGACGGCAACTCGCTCGGCGCGCTCCCGAAGGGTGCGACCGCGCGCGTCGCCGAAGCCGTCTCGCGCGAGTGGGGGGAAGGACTCGTCAGGAGCTGGAACGACGCCGGGTGGATCGACCTCCCTCGCCGCGTGGGCGACAAGATCGCCCGCCTCGTCGGCGCGGGAACCGGCGAGGTCGTC
It encodes the following:
- a CDS encoding septum formation initiator family protein — translated: MSGPAARPDRPHVHPLSYVGFSLVLSVLLFVFFLAGDRGLLQVRKQRAQVGALQAEVSAIAGRNESLEREVARMTKDPAAVERIAREDLQLVAPGDVVLVLPPGFEERVTPKRPPSSGEPGAPPSR